The nucleotide sequence GCTGACGCCTGTGGGCGGACAGGCCGGAACGATCAGGCCATCCGCCCCGTGTCAGCATCACGCCCGAGCCGTTGCAGCGCGTGAGTGACGCCTCTCTCACGTACCTTGAGTCCTGGCCACACACAGGCAACAATCTGAACATGACCAAGTCCTCCAGAATCCAGCCCGCCACCTCCGACATGTCTTCCACTGCCGATGATTCGCCCTCCAGCGGCCGCGATCACGCCGCCATGCAGGCGGATTTCCGCGCCAGCGCCCGACGCACCTTCGCGATCGAGGGCGCCGCCATCGCGGCACTGGAGCACCAACTGGATGCAGAGTTCGATCATGCCTGCCAGCTGATGATGGCGACCAAGGGCCGGGTGATCGTCACCGGCATGGGGAAATCCGGCCATATCGCCAGCAAGATCGCGGCGACTCTGGCCAGCACCGGCACGCCGGCATTCTTCGTGCATCCCGGCGAAGCCAGCCATGGGGATCTCGGCATGATCACCTCGTCGGACACGGTGCTGGCACTGTCCAATTCCGGTGAAACCGCCGAAGTCACCGCCCTGCTGCCACTGCTCAAGCGCATGGGGACGCCGCTGGTCTCGATGACCGGCAAGCCCGGCTCGACGCTCGCGCGTGATGCAGACGCACACCTGGACACCAGCGTCGCCCAGGAGGCCTGTCCGCTGAACCTGGCACCGACGGCCTCCACGACCGCCGCACTGGTGATGGGGGATGCGCTGGCCGTGGCACTGCTGGAAGCCCGCGGCTTCACCGCCGAGGAGTTCGCACTCTCTCATCCCGGTGGCAGCCTTGGGCGGCGACTGCTGCTGCGCGTCCAGGACGTCATGCATCAAGGCGATGCCCTGCCACGCGTGGCGCTGGGCAGCCCGCTGCGCGATGCGCTGCTCGAGATCACCCGCCAGGGCATGGGGTTCACCTGCGTGATCGACGAGGACGAGCATCTGGTCGGCGTCTATACCGATGGGGATCTGCGCCGCACCCTGGATCAGCACGGCGATCTGCGTGCGCTCAAGGTCGATGACGTCATGACGCGCGGTGGCAAGACCATCCGTTCCAGCATGCTGGCCGCCGAGGCGGTGCGCATCATGGAAGAAAACCGCATCAGCGTTCTGGTAGTCTGTGACGAGGATGAGCACCCGATCGGCGCCATCCACATGCACGGCCTGCTGGCCAGCGGCGTGATCTGAACTCCCCCGCGGGATTGCTGTCTCTGCACGACAGTCCCGTGAGTCTGGCGAGGGCAGCACGCAGCCGTTGGCGGTCGTCGCCTACAGGAATGCGTCACGCATGCACGGAATGCGAGGAGAAAGACCATGAATGACATCACTTCCCTGGCGGAGGACTACCCCCAGGACATCATCGACCGCTCACGTCGCGTGCGCCTGCTGGCGCTGGATGTGGACGGCGTGCTGACGGACAACCGGCTGCACTACGATGCCAATGGCGTGGAAACCAAGAGCTTCCATGTCCAGGATGGCCACGGCCTCAAGCTGATCCTGCGCAGCGGTATCCGAGTCGCCTTGATCACGGGTCGCAGCTCACCGATGGTGGAACGTCGCGCCAAGGAGCTGGGTATCCAGGACGTCATTCAGGGCCGCGAGGACAAGCTGGTCGCGCTGACCAACCTGTGTCGCGAGCACGATATCGCGCTGGATGAGGTGGCCTACTGCGGAGATGACCTGCCGGATCGCGAAGCCATCCGTCGCGTCGGTCTGGGGGTCAGCGTTCCCAACGCCATGCCCTATGTGATGAGTGAAGCCAACTGGGTGACCACTCGTCAGGGCGGTGATGGTGCCGTGCGCGAGATCTGTGATCTGCTGCTCAAGGCACAGGGCCACTGGGCCTCGGTGCTGGATACCTATCTGCAGGAGTCGCGCGCCTGATGCCACGTCTTCCCCGTCCCTCTCCGCGCCTGTGGCTGATGCTGCTGCTCCTGCTGGTCGGCGGCGTCATGGCCCTGATCGAGCAGCGCAACAGTCTGGAATCGACAGTGGATGTCGACGCCAGCAGTGATGAGCCGGATTACTATCTCGACGGGGCTGACATGACGCGCTTCGATGCGCGGGGAGTGTCGATCCAGTCGATGACCTCCCCGCACATCGAACACACGCCAGGCGATGACGTGACGCGTGCGCAGGCACCGAAGATCCGGACCAACGACAGCGAAGACCGTCGCTGGTACGCCACGGGTGACAGTGGCGTGTTGAGCGCCGGCGGCGACACCTTCACCCTCGAGGGCAATGCCAGACTGCGCCAGCCTTCGGACGCCTGGACACTGGACACCGACGTGCTGCATTACAGTCGTGAGCAGAATCGTGCCTGGAGTGACGTGCCGGTGGTGATCACCCAGAATGGTCAACGCGTCGAGAGTGATCGCTTCAGCGCTGACCTCTCTCAGGATTCCGCCCAGCTGGAAGGCCGCGTCCGCAGTACCCTGCAACCCGGCAAGGGCAAGAGCGATGCCGCCCGGGAAGCCGAGACTCTCGACACCGGCAATGACACCACCCGTGACGATGATGGCCGCGTCTCCAGCACCTTCGATGCCGCGCCGGCCCAGGATCAGTGAGCGCACCCCTGCATGCGCCGAATCCTCTCTCCCCGATTTCCGCTTCACGATGGCCTGAGTGATCGTGAAGCCTTACCAGTTCTGCCAAGGAGCACTCCATGACTTCAACGACTCTCACGCCCTTGACGGTCTGGCGCCAGACACTCAGACCCGGTGTCATGGCCCTTGGCCTGGCACTTGGCATGACGACGCTTTCCCCGACCGCACTGGCGCTGGACAGCGATGCCAACCAGCCGATCAACATTGCCGCCGACTCACTGTCACTGGATGACAAGGCCGGCACAGCCACCTATACCGGTCGCGTGGAAATGCGCCAGGGCAGCATGAAGCTGGATGCCGCGCGCGTGGACATCAGTCGCGCCGACAGCGGCGAGATTTCCCTGGTCAAGGCCACCGGCCAGCGCGCCTACATGGAGCAGAAACCCGATACCGACGAGCGACTGGTCAAGGGCTGGGCGAATACCATTCGCTACCACGCGCTGGAACGTCGGGTGGAACTGGTCGGCGATGCCCGTCTGGAGAAAGGCGATGACACCTTCGAAGGTGGCTACGTGGAATACTTCCTGGACAAGCGCCAGGTCAATGCCAGCAATGGCACCGATGCCTCATCCTCCGAGGGGTCACGCGTCCACATGACCCTGACGCCACGTGGCGCCAATGCCAGCAAGGATCAATGAGCATGACTGCTGCCAGCCCACGTACCCTCAGCGCTCGTCATCTGGCCAAGGCCTACAAGGGTCGCAAGGTCGTCAAGGACATCTCGCTGGAAATCCGCCAGGGTGACATCGTAGGCCTGCTGGGCCCCAACGGGGCCGGCAAGACGACCTCGTTCTACATGATCGTCGGCCTCGTGCGCTCGGATGCCGGTAGCGTGACCATCGATGACCACGACCTGTCCGGCGCCGCCATGCATCAGCGGGCTCGCGCCGGCATCGGCTATCTGCCCCAGGAAGCCTCGATCTTCCGCAAGCTCTCGGTATCCGACAACATCATGGCGATCCTCGAGACGCGCAAGGACCTGGATCGCAACGGACGCAAGGCACGCCTGGAGGAGCTGCTCAACGAGTTCAGCATCACGCATATTCGTGACAGTGCCGGCATGAGCCTTTCCGGCGGGGAGCGCCGCCGCGTGGAGATCGCTCGCGCACTGGCCACCGAGCCAGACTTCGTGCTGCTCGATGAGCCGTTTGCCGGCGTGGACCCCATCTCGGTGGGCGAGATCAAGAGCATCGTGCGCCAGCTGCGCGACCGCGGTATCGGGGTGCTGATCACCGACCACAACGTGCGCGAGACACTCGACATCTGCGATACCGCCTACATCGTGGGCGATGGTCAGATCATCGCGCATGGCGACGCCGACACCATCCTCGCCAACCAGCAGGTGCGTGATGTCTACCTGGGCCATGAGTTCAAGCTCTAGCCCGAGAGTGCCGTCAGCTTGGTGAGAGCCGTCAGCCTGGTGAGAGACGTCAGCCTGACGAGAGCCGTCCGACCTCTTCTGCTCTCACCAGCACCCTCCAGCACCCGCCACTTCCTGCTTCACTGTCGGGGCCTCGTTCCCCGCCCCCTCACGCAAGCGCCTCGACATGCGCTTGCGTGATCTCCCCGTGAACCCTCCTGCTCTGCCACACCTCACTCGAACGCATGACGTCCATACCACCTTGGTGGCAACATGGCATGCAAGTTGCTTGAATATTCTCGACTGCCCCTTGTCAGTGCCCCGACCCACGGTATAGCGTAGATGCACGTTCCTTTGCCGTGAATGACAGACCCCATGAAACCCACCTTGCAGCTTCGACTCGGCACTTCCCTGACCATGACCCCGCAACTTCAGCAAGCGATCCAGCTGCTGCAGTTGTCGACGCTGGACCTGCGTCAGGAGATACAGCAGGCGCTTGAGTCAAACCCCATGCTGGAGCTTGACGAGGAATACGAGTCGCTGGATGTCGCGGAGACACAGGACAAGAGCGAGATCTCCACCTCCGAGACCAACAGCGAGATTCCTGAAGAATACCCTCTCGACAGTGACTGGTCGGACCTCTACCAGGATCACGCAGGCAGCCTGACCAGTTCCGGCAGCGGAAGCTCGAGCGAGGACGGGCCGGACTTCGATCGCAACACCAGTGTCGAAAGCCTGCAGGACCACCTGCGCTGGCAGCTGGCGATGACGGACCTCGATGCACGTGAACGCCAGATGGCGGAGAGTCTGATCGATGCGGTGGATGGGGCCGGCTACCTGAGCATGAGCCTGGACGAACTGGTCGATGGCCTGCGAGGTCAGGGACTGCCCGGCCTCAAGGCGTCGGAACTCGAGCAGGTCCTGCTGCGCCTTCAGCAGTTCGATCCCACCGGTGTGTTCGCTCGAGACCTGCGCGAATGTCTGCTGCTGCAGCTGGCCCTGCTGCCGGACGATCTGCCGCTG is from Cobetia marina and encodes:
- a CDS encoding KpsF/GutQ family sugar-phosphate isomerase; amino-acid sequence: MQADFRASARRTFAIEGAAIAALEHQLDAEFDHACQLMMATKGRVIVTGMGKSGHIASKIAATLASTGTPAFFVHPGEASHGDLGMITSSDTVLALSNSGETAEVTALLPLLKRMGTPLVSMTGKPGSTLARDADAHLDTSVAQEACPLNLAPTASTTAALVMGDALAVALLEARGFTAEEFALSHPGGSLGRRLLLRVQDVMHQGDALPRVALGSPLRDALLEITRQGMGFTCVIDEDEHLVGVYTDGDLRRTLDQHGDLRALKVDDVMTRGGKTIRSSMLAAEAVRIMEENRISVLVVCDEDEHPIGAIHMHGLLASGVI
- a CDS encoding KdsC family phosphatase, with protein sequence MNDITSLAEDYPQDIIDRSRRVRLLALDVDGVLTDNRLHYDANGVETKSFHVQDGHGLKLILRSGIRVALITGRSSPMVERRAKELGIQDVIQGREDKLVALTNLCREHDIALDEVAYCGDDLPDREAIRRVGLGVSVPNAMPYVMSEANWVTTRQGGDGAVREICDLLLKAQGHWASVLDTYLQESRA
- the lptC gene encoding LPS export ABC transporter periplasmic protein LptC, with amino-acid sequence MPRLPRPSPRLWLMLLLLLVGGVMALIEQRNSLESTVDVDASSDEPDYYLDGADMTRFDARGVSIQSMTSPHIEHTPGDDVTRAQAPKIRTNDSEDRRWYATGDSGVLSAGGDTFTLEGNARLRQPSDAWTLDTDVLHYSREQNRAWSDVPVVITQNGQRVESDRFSADLSQDSAQLEGRVRSTLQPGKGKSDAAREAETLDTGNDTTRDDDGRVSSTFDAAPAQDQ
- the lptA gene encoding lipopolysaccharide transport periplasmic protein LptA, whose product is MTSTTLTPLTVWRQTLRPGVMALGLALGMTTLSPTALALDSDANQPINIAADSLSLDDKAGTATYTGRVEMRQGSMKLDAARVDISRADSGEISLVKATGQRAYMEQKPDTDERLVKGWANTIRYHALERRVELVGDARLEKGDDTFEGGYVEYFLDKRQVNASNGTDASSSEGSRVHMTLTPRGANASKDQ
- the lptB gene encoding LPS export ABC transporter ATP-binding protein; this encodes MTAASPRTLSARHLAKAYKGRKVVKDISLEIRQGDIVGLLGPNGAGKTTSFYMIVGLVRSDAGSVTIDDHDLSGAAMHQRARAGIGYLPQEASIFRKLSVSDNIMAILETRKDLDRNGRKARLEELLNEFSITHIRDSAGMSLSGGERRRVEIARALATEPDFVLLDEPFAGVDPISVGEIKSIVRQLRDRGIGVLITDHNVRETLDICDTAYIVGDGQIIAHGDADTILANQQVRDVYLGHEFKL